Proteins from one bacterium genomic window:
- a CDS encoding M24 family metallopeptidase, which translates to MNKSAYLIFDSHGAEIRHRSGLTAPDPFIYLQPEGEKPVVYFSSLEYGAQKDLLAQLNNGVKIERIDLPPLIALIVILQKKKITTVKVPPSFPFEVAKIIEKKGITPEIHDFEAERAHKNTKEIDYLTEAQRINETAFSLVYRILSESKIKKDRIYFDNEILTSEKMKVLIAKHLLEADHSNPEGIIVASGKQATQPHNDGTGPLLPNQTIVVDIFPRSSKTGYFGDMTRTFVKGKASNEIKKMYSAVEETQKKILESINIGDSCAAVHQIAVANFKKLGYITTKNEGFIHGTGHSLGLNIHELPRLNAISKSIIEPGMIFTVEPGLYYKKIGGIRLEDIVAFLPNGEKKFLNNFNQSFIIP; encoded by the coding sequence ATGAACAAATCAGCTTATTTAATTTTCGATTCGCACGGCGCGGAAATCCGCCACCGCTCGGGCCTCACCGCCCCAGACCCCTTTATTTACTTGCAACCCGAAGGAGAAAAACCTGTCGTGTATTTCAGTTCACTCGAATATGGCGCACAAAAAGATCTTTTGGCGCAATTAAATAACGGTGTAAAAATTGAAAGAATCGATTTGCCACCACTCATTGCGCTAATCGTAATTTTACAGAAGAAAAAGATTACTACCGTAAAAGTTCCGCCTTCATTCCCTTTTGAGGTAGCCAAGATAATTGAGAAAAAAGGTATTACTCCGGAAATACATGATTTCGAAGCCGAACGCGCCCATAAAAATACTAAGGAAATTGATTATTTAACTGAAGCACAAAGAATAAATGAAACAGCTTTTTCTTTGGTTTATCGAATCCTCTCCGAAAGCAAAATAAAAAAAGATCGCATCTATTTTGATAACGAAATTCTGACCAGCGAAAAAATGAAGGTGCTTATCGCCAAACACCTTCTGGAAGCCGACCATTCAAATCCCGAGGGAATCATTGTGGCATCCGGAAAGCAGGCTACTCAACCGCACAACGACGGTACAGGCCCGTTACTCCCCAACCAAACAATTGTTGTCGATATTTTTCCGCGATCAAGTAAGACCGGATATTTTGGGGACATGACCCGCACTTTTGTAAAAGGTAAGGCTTCTAACGAAATTAAAAAAATGTATTCGGCAGTTGAGGAAACCCAAAAGAAAATCTTAGAGTCGATAAATATTGGTGATAGTTGCGCCGCCGTTCACCAAATCGCGGTCGCTAACTTTAAAAAATTAGGCTACATAACTACAAAAAACGAAGGTTTTATTCACGGTACAGGGCATTCGTTGGGCCTCAACATCCACGAACTGCCACGCCTTAATGCTATTTCCAAAAGTATTATCGAACCCGGAATGATATTTACGGTTGAACCGGGTTTGTATTACAAAAAAATCGGCGGGATACGCCTGGAAGATATTGTCGCCTTTTTACCCAACGGCGAAAAAAAGTTTCTAAATAATTTTAATCAATCATTCATAATTCCATGA
- a CDS encoding phospholipase D-like domain-containing protein: MLNLVTTYPDSVNAICREIADCDAGDQIVFSLYIWEPGSSSDRVLIELESAVQRGARIIFDIDHSYVVRFARFVEKTETYVGELRVFEKKYPESVSCLKDFRPNHKKYYLFNRHTKPSTLIFGSMNLGDRFSDWKDVLVVFKDEKIGAYIYNRFILGQKDAAYDATSVQIMANEPAKKVFEVEPALTELFSDSAYDRYQVTTPYIDRRGVALISKALEHNAKVELIIPACANIYQNANMRTLTHFSGFSGVTIYLYNKMIHAKTILATGPIREKSCVGSANLKKNSFDKLGEFNGLIVDSEFNRQLGVELASIIKDCKLFTSMPYKKIMSRLEEFFG, translated from the coding sequence ATGTTAAATCTTGTAACCACTTATCCCGATTCCGTTAATGCAATTTGTCGGGAAATCGCCGATTGCGACGCGGGTGATCAAATTGTTTTCAGTTTATATATTTGGGAGCCCGGTTCGTCCAGCGATCGCGTTTTGATTGAATTGGAAAGTGCCGTCCAAAGAGGTGCGCGGATTATTTTCGATATCGATCATTCGTATGTTGTCCGTTTTGCGCGGTTTGTGGAAAAAACGGAAACGTATGTTGGAGAATTGCGCGTTTTTGAAAAAAAATACCCGGAGAGCGTCAGTTGTCTGAAGGATTTTCGTCCGAATCATAAAAAATATTATTTGTTTAACCGCCACACGAAGCCTTCGACGTTGATTTTTGGCAGTATGAATCTAGGTGATCGTTTTAGTGACTGGAAAGACGTTTTGGTGGTGTTTAAGGATGAAAAGATTGGTGCATATATTTACAATCGTTTCATTCTTGGTCAGAAAGACGCTGCTTACGATGCAACCTCGGTTCAAATTATGGCCAATGAGCCGGCAAAGAAAGTTTTTGAAGTCGAACCGGCGCTTACTGAACTGTTTTCGGACAGTGCTTATGATAGGTATCAAGTGACAACGCCATACATCGATCGGCGAGGTGTGGCGCTAATATCAAAAGCCTTGGAACATAATGCTAAGGTTGAATTGATTATTCCGGCTTGCGCCAACATCTATCAAAACGCAAACATGCGAACATTGACGCATTTTTCAGGGTTTTCGGGCGTGACGATCTACTTATACAACAAAATGATTCACGCTAAAACGATTTTGGCAACGGGGCCAATCAGGGAGAAATCTTGCGTCGGTTCGGCAAATCTCAAAAAGAATTCTTTTGATAAATTAGGGGAATTTAATGGATTGATTGTCGATAGCGAATTTAATCGTCAACTGGGTGTGGAATTGGCGTCCATAATAAAAGATTGTAAATTATTCACGTCGATGCCCTACAAAAAAATTATGTCACGGCTTGAAGAGTTTTTTGGCTAA
- a CDS encoding cupin domain-containing protein has protein sequence MTKNTKYIFTKKDAKHYTIPGGDCYLFPDSPTGRLSSALVDQVGRYPVKGYQVNDVCTESFLVLEGDLKFTINGKTKTMHPMDVAYIPPRSPYAIKGEGKVFVFIEPKWDPKQNHAS, from the coding sequence ATGACAAAAAATACCAAATACATATTTACGAAAAAAGACGCTAAACATTACACAATTCCCGGTGGCGATTGTTATTTGTTCCCCGATTCGCCCACGGGTCGCCTTTCTTCCGCACTGGTGGACCAAGTTGGTCGCTATCCAGTAAAAGGCTATCAAGTCAACGACGTCTGCACCGAATCCTTTCTCGTGCTTGAGGGTGATCTCAAATTTACAATCAACGGAAAAACGAAGACGATGCACCCAATGGATGTTGCCTATATTCCACCACGTTCGCCCTACGCAATAAAGGGTGAAGGAAAAGTTTTTGTCTTTATCGAACCAAAGTGGGATCCCAAACAAAACCACGCCTCCTAA